CTGTAGCCCATGGAAAGAGGAATATCATTTCAACATCAAAAAGCAAAAACACCAGTGCTATAACATAAAATCGCATATTAAATTGTATCCACGAATTCCCTGTTGGGTTTTCGCCACATTCGTAAGTAGTTAACTTTTCCGGATTAGGTTTATTAGGACTTATTAACTTTGACATGAAAAGAGTCACCAAAACGAATCCTGTTCCTAAAAGTAGGAATAGTAAAATCGAACCGAATGCTGATATTTGTGTGCTTTGATGCATAAAACAAAGTTAAGGTATAAACCTGAGAAAAACAGCTTGTGTTTTAATAAAACCATTTTAAATGATGGTTTAAGTAGATTACTAATGCTGTTTTAATATTAATATTAATTAAATAACTGATTATTAGATAGTTTATATGTCGGTAAATTCGACTTTAATTTATAACAACCTTGATGCCGTTATTTTGGGAGCAGGGGCTTGCGGATTGATGTGTGCCGTACAAGCAGGATATTTAGGAAAAAAGGTGCTAGTTCTGGAGAAAAATGCAAAAGTTGGCGCAAAAATTTTAATATCAGGAGGAGGAAGGTGTAATTACACTAACTTGTATGCCTCAAATCAAAATTTTATTTCTGAAAATGAACATTTTAGTAAATCGGCCTTTGCGCAATGGACTGTTCAGGATACAATTGGTTTCTTTGAAACATATGGCATTTATGGACAGGAGAAAACATTAGGTCAATTATTTCCAACTACCAATAATGCGCGAGATGTTGTAAAAGTATTTACCGATTTATGTGCTGATTTTGGTCAGGATATTTTATGCAATGCAGAAGTGCAAAGTATTAATCGCAATGAATCTGGGTTTATTGTTGAATTTAAAGACCTTATAACTAACCGAATTCATTTTCTTAATGCACCAAAGGTAGTTGTGGCTACTGGTGGATTACCAATTCCCAAAATGGGAGCTACTGATTTTGCGCTAAGACTGGCCCGCCAGTTTGATGTAAAACTTACTTCCACTGCACCTGCCTTAGTTCCTCTTACTGTTACAGGAAAAGATCATGAATGGTATCAGCAACTTTCCGGTACAAGTATATTTAGCAGAGTATCTAACGATAAAATAAGTTTTGAAGAAAATATTTTGTTTACCCATTGGGGGCTAAGCGGTCCAGCAATCCTTCAAATTTCATCTTATTGGCGTGCAGGGGAACGAATTAATATTGACTTGTTGCCAAGTGCCAACATCCTTGAATTACTTGATGAAGAACGCTTACTTTCTGGTAAGAAACTTTTGGCTTCTTTTCTTGAAAAATACTATTCTCGGAAGTTTGTTGAGGCAATGAAAAAATATTTGCCTATTGAAAAAAATCTTGCTTCCTTATCTAAAAATGATCTTTCTTTAGTTGAACAACTGATTCATAATTTTACAATTAAACCTGCTGGTGACAAGGGTTATGATAAAGCGGAAGTGATGCGGGGAGGAATTGACACTGCCGAGCTTTCATCAAAAACACTTGAATGCAAAAAAGTTGAAGGCTTGTTTTTTGGGGGTGAGTGTATAGATGTAACTGGTTGGTTAGGAGGGTATAATTTTCAGTGGGCATGGGCTTCGGGTTATGTTATTGCACAAAATATTTAATGCTTTGGGAATGCTATGTTTCGTCCGAATAAAACAGATTTTATAAATATTCACTCGCATTTTAAACCAAGAGAAGGGGAATGGGTGTTGCGAAATGCCTTTCAAAAGCTAATGCCAGATATAATTAGGCAGTTACCCTATGCTGTTTCTGTTGGTGTTCACCCATGGCATGTAGAACAAAAAAATTGGGATGGAGTCTTCTTCAGGCTAAATCAATGCTTAAAGCTTCCCAATGTTTTAGCACTGGGTGAAATTGGTTTGGATCGTTCATCAAAAGTACCCTTTGGTATTCAACGGCATTATTTCGAATCACAATTAGCTTTTGCAGAAAGATTTAAAAAGCCTGTTATAATTCATGCAGTTAGAACTTACACAGAGTTTGTTCCATATCTTAAAGAAACTAGTCTGCCATTTATATTTCATCATTTTACAGGAAATCACCATGAGTTGGAGCAATTGTTAAAGTATAATTGTTGGTTTTCTTTGGGTAAATCACTGATCTATCCCCAACAGAAATCTTTAGAAGTGTGCAAATTAGTTCCAACCGAGAAGTTTTTTTTAGAAACTGATACAGTGAATATTTCAATTTCAACTGTATATGAAAGAGCTGCAGAAGTAAAGAATATTAGTATGATAGAGTTAAAAGAGAATGTTTTTCATAATTTTGCCGCCGTTTTTGGAACGTCGGATGAAATCGGCGTAACCGTTTAAATCAGTATTTGTACAAAAATGGAAGTACCTTATTGGATGAGTCGCACCAACTTACTATTGGGCGAAGAAAAGATTGAGAAATTAGTTAACGCTCATGTGTTAGTTGTTGGTTTGGGTGGCGTTGGAGGAATTTGCGCAGAAATGATTGCACGTTCAGGCGTTGGAAAAATGACAATTGTAGATGCCGATATAGTTGATCCGAGTAATCGTAACCGTCAGATTCCGGCTACTAAAAGTACCGAAGGTAAATTGAAAGCCGAGGTTTTAGCTGATCGTATTCGCGATATCAATCCTGAAATAGATTTAACAGTACTTTGTGAATATTTGCGTGATGAACGTATGTTTGAAGTACTTGATAGCGTCAATTTTGATTATGCAGTTGATTGTATAGATACACTTGCTCCTAAACTCTTTTTTATTAAAGGTTGCAAAGAGCGTAATATTCCGTTAGTAAGCTCAATGGGAGCTGGTGGGAAAGTTGACCCAACCCGAGTTAGAGTAGTTGACTTGTTTGAAACCTATAATTGTACACTTTCAAAACATGTTCGTAAACGCTTACGCCAGATGGGGGTAAAAGAAAACGTAAAAGTGGTTTGGTCTTCTGAGGATATTGATCCAAGTCGCGTGATACCAACCCAGGGAACCAACAAAAGTTCAATAATTGGTACAATCTCTTATATGCCGGCCGTTTTTGGATGTACCGTAGCGTCAGTTGTAATCAGAGATCTGTACAATAAATAAATATAACACATTCAATGTTTTATATTTATCAACAAAAGCAATAATTGATATGGCTACTGTAATTAAACAACCTTCTGTTATTGAGGCAGCTGGTAATAAACCTAAAATTATAAAAGAATTTATTGGTAAGGTCAACTCCAATACTGATTCACTGAGTATTGCCAAAATGGAAAGTCCTTCTGGTTGGGTTGAGCCTGGTCAAACTCCAGATTTTGATGAATATACATTGGTTTTAAAAGGGATGCTTAGGATTTCCACCAAAAATGGAGTTTATGATGTAAATGCTGGTGAGGCCATCATTACTCATAAAGGAGAATGGGTTCAATATAGTACTCCTGGTACAGAAGGAGCGGAATACATTGCCGTTTGCTTACCAGCATTTTCAATGAATACAGTCAACAGAGATAAATAAATACTAATTAAATACAGTTTCTGTTTTTATTCTTTAGTTGTTGATTTTTTTTAACCGCAGATTAACTGATTAATCGGATGTAAAACCGCTTAATTAGATCTCTGCGGTTTTCTTTTTTGATATTCTTATCTTCGCTCAAATCTTTTTAAATCTTATGAAGAAATTTTTTGTAGCTGTGGCGTTATTGGCTTCCTCGCAAATGATGGCGCAGAACCGTTTGACTCCAGAACTTTTAATGAAACTTGGCCGTGTGTCGGAGCCACGAGTATCTCCCGATGGTAAATCAGTGATTTATAATGTCAGAAATATGGATATTGCTGCTAATAAGGGTAATTCTGACATTTTCATTGTAGATATAAATGGTCAAAACGCACATCCTATTGCCAACGAGCCAGCTAATGAGGTGAGTGCTAAATGGCGTCCCGATGGAAAGAAAGTTGGTTACATTAAAGATGGACAGGTTTGGGAAATGAGCCCGGATGGATCAGGAAAAACACAAATTACCAGTGTGGAAACAGGAATATCAGGATTTGGATATTCTCCAAAAATGGGGTTCCTTTGGTTTACTTCCGATGTTAAACTTGATAAAAATCCTGCTGAACTTTATCCTGATTTGCCGAAGGTTGATGGCGCACGTATTATTGATGGTTTATTCTATCGTCATTGGACCGAGTGGCATGATTATGCATACAGCCATGTTTTTGTTGCCAATTACGCCGACGGGAAGGTTAGCAATATAAAAGATGTAATGGCCACTGAGCGATTTGATGCTCCTTTACAGCCTAATGGTGGTGAAGAACAATTTGCATTTAGTGCTGATGATAAAAAACTAGCTTATACTTGCCGAAAACTTAATGGCACTGCCGAGGCATTAAGTACAAATTCAGATATTTATATTTATGATTTAACCTCTGGTACTACTGATGATGTAAGTGCTTTTAATAAAGGTTATGACATCAATCCTCGTTTCTCGCCTGATGGAAAAAAAATACTGTGGTTAAGTATGGAGCGTGATGGATATGAGGCCGATAAAAATCGCATTTTGGTTTACGATATTACCACTAAAAATTACACTGACGTAACTAAACATTTTGACAATAGTGCTTCAAAGGCCGAGTGGGATATGGATAGCCAGCGTATTTATTTTATTGCCGGTATTGAAGCTACAGAACAAATCATGTTGTTCGATCCTAAATTAAGATCGATGAGTCAGATTGTGCCACTAACAAATGTCGTTGCAGACATAACCGACTTCGACTTTACTTATGTGAATAAAAAGCCGGTGATGGTTACAGCCATGATGAACATTTCTTTACCTACCGAAGTGTTTACACTAGAACTTGGTAAAAAGCAATTAACACAAATTACCAATACTAATTCAACTGCTCTTTCTGCTATAAAATTGGGTAAAGTAGAAAAACGCATGGTAAAAACTACCGACGGAAAAGACATGCTGGTTTGGGTAATTTTACCTCCTGACTTTGATCCGAATAAGAAATATCCAGCATTATTATATTGCCAAGGTGGACCGCAGAGCACAGTAAGTCAGTTTTTCTCGTATCGTTGGAACTTTCAGCTTATGGCTGCAAATGACTACATTATAGTTGCGCCAAACCGTCGTGGATTGCCATCTTTCGGTCAGGCTTGGAATGAGGAGATTTCCGGCGATTGGGGTGGTCAGTGTATGCGCGATTATTTAAGTGCAATTGATGATGTTGCCAAAGAATCATATATCGATAAAAACCGGTTGGGTGCGGTCGGTGCTAGTTTTGGCGGTTATTCAGTATACTGGTTGGCTGGTCATCACCAAAAGAGGTTTAAAGCATTTATTGCGCATTGCGGAGTGTTTAACCTTGAATCTATGTATGGAACTACAGAAGAAACCTGGTTCCCTAACTTTGATTTAGGCGGTGCATATTGGAAGAATCCTCAGCCTAAAGCGTATTCACAGTTCTCACCGCATAAATTTGTACAAAATTGGGATACACCAATTTTAGTAATCCATAATGAAAAGGATTTACGGGTCCCTTTGGGACAAGGAATGGAGGCCTTCTCAGCAGCTCAGCTACAAAATATTCCAAGTAGATTTTTGTATTTTCCTGATGAAGGACACTGGATTACCAAACCACAAAACAGCATACTGTGGAATAGGATATTTTTTGATTGGCTTGATAAATATTTGAAGAAATAGACTGTAAGATTATAGAATAAAAGCTCCAGGCATATCGTCCGGAGCTTTTTGCTTCACAATGGGCTATAACAAATAAATACATAACAATTAGGTCCTTAAAATTGGTTGATTGTATTTGAACTTAGAATTATAATATTGATATATTAGTTAAATTTTTTGTACTAAATAGTTTTTATGAAGAGACCTCTACTTGGCTTGTTAACACTGGCTTTTGCAACCAGTGGTGCATTTGCACAATCTCCTTCCTTTAAGTTTATTGATAAGTCCAACATGGACACACTCGTTCGACCAGGTGATAATTTTTATCAATACGCAAATGGAGGATGGCTGAAGAATAATCCAATTCCTTCAACAGAAACTCGTTGGGGAAGCTTTAATCAGCTTATAAAAAAAACGAATGATAACCTGAAAACGTTGCTTGCTGAAGCTGCAGTAAAGAACGCAAGTTATGGTAGTAATAGTCAGCTTGGCGGTGATTTCTATGCAAGTGGGATGGATTCAGTGGAAATTGAAAATGCAGGCATTACACCAATTGCCAAACAACTGGAAGCTATTGCCGGTATTAGCAATGCAAAAGAGCTATTGACCGTAATATCCGATATGCATAAAATGGGTTATTCACCGGTATATACTTTTTTTATCTATCAAGATGATAAAAACAGTTCACAGGTAATATCTCAATTATCTCAGGGTGGCTTGGGTTTGCCTGACAAAGATTACTATTTTAATGCAGATGATAGAAGCAAAACCATTCGTTCAGAATATCTTAAACATTTAGTGAATATGTTTAAGATTTTGGGTGACGATAATAAAACTGCCTCTAAAAATGCCGAAGCGATAATGAAGATTGAAACTACATTAGCTGGAGCATCGATGACCCGTGTTGAACAACGTGACCCCAATAAAATCTATCATAAAATGAGTCTTAAAGATCTTCAGGCTTTAACTCCAATGTCTAATTGGAAGGAGATACTGAATGATTATACGGGGAAGGAGATTTCAGAAGTGCTGGTTCGTCAACCTAATTTCTTTAAAGAATTTGACACTCAGCTTATAGCTACATCTTTAAACGATTGGAAAGCCTATTTAAGATGGAATGTCATTCATTCTGCAGCTCCTTATTTACACACTAAAGCAGTAAATGAAAACTTTAATTTTTATGGGAAAGTTTTGACTGGTCAGAAAGTAATGAAACCAAGGGAAGATAGGGTAGCTATAGTGGTTGACGGTTCAATAGGTGAGGTATTAGGTCGTTTATATGTTTCAAAATATTTTAAACCACAAGCCAAAGAGCGGATGCTTGCCTTAATAAATAACCTTGCATCAACTTATGAAGATCGAATTAAACGATTGGATTGGATGGGTGAGCAAACAAAGCAAAAGGCGTTGGTAAAACTGAATGCTTTTATTCGCAAAATTGGTTATCCTGATAACTGGAAAGATTATTCACAGGTTCATATAAGTCGTACTGCTTTTTATGCTAACGTGGTTGAATGTAATAAGTATGATTTTAAAACGATGGTTGAAAAGCTGGGCAAACCGGTAGATAAGAATGAGTGGATGATGTCTCCGCCAACAATTAATGCATATTATAATCCTACAGTTAATGAAATTGTGTTTCCTGCTGGAATTTTACAGTTTCCTTTCTTTGATTTCGGAGCAGATGATGCGGTAAACTATGGAGGAATAGGTGCTGTAATTGGTCATGAAATGACACATGGGTTTGATGATGAAGGCCGTCAATATGATGCTGAAGGTAATTTAAAAGATTGGTGGACTCAGGAGGATGCTGATAAATTTAAGGAACGAGCAAACAGGGTAGTTGAACAGTACAATGGCTATACAGTTTTGAATGGAATGAATGTTAACGGGCAACTTACTTTAGGTGAAAACCTTGCCGATCTGGGAGGCTTAAATATAGCCTATGAAGCTTTTAAAAAGACTCCTCAAGGAAAAAGTACTGAATTAATTGACGGATTTACGGCTGATCAACGATTCTTCTTATCGTGGGCTCAAATATGGCGTTCAAATATTAGAGATGAAGCCCTCGCTCAACGTATAGTGACGGATCCTCATTCTCCGGGTATATATAGGTGCAATGGACCTTTAATAAACATGAAAGAGTTTTTTACTGCTTTTGGAATTAAAGAAGGTGATTCTATGTGGAAGGCCGAAGCAGAAAGAATCAAAATATGGTGATTTTAATAATGAAGAGGGATGGGTAACCATCCTTTCTTTTTATAAAATTTAATTGAGTTTGTTTATAATTAATTACCTTACAGCTTAATATTTACACTTTTTATTATGAAAACACAATTGCTTTTATTAGGATTTAGCTCTATTTTATTAATTTCATGTGGTAGTAATAAGTCAAAAACAGCAACAGATGCTGATTCAACAATGCATGATCACATGCATCATGAGTCAACAGAGGCAAAAGTGGATACAACTGTAATCAAAGCAGGTCAGGAAGTTTATTTTGTTAATTTAACTGATGGTCAAAAGGTAAATAATCCGATTAAAGTTGAAATGGGAGTGAAAGGGATGACTGTTGAGCCAATTGGTGCTGTTAACGCCGACAAGGGACACCATCATCTTATAATTGATGGTTCATATACTCCCGCTGGCACCACTGTTTCTGCTGATTCAACTCATATTCATTTTGGTAAAGGCCAAACGGAAACTGAGCTTACTTTAAGCCCAGGTAAACATACACTTACATTGCAGTTTGCAAATGGAATGCATGCATCTTATGGCCAAAGAATGAGTAAGACCATTACTGTTGAAGTCAAATAGGTTTATATTTATTATTATTCTTTAAAATATACAAGGCCGTTTACAACGGCCTTGTATATTTTAATTAAGCTTCTTCTTTAAAGAACAACTTATAGTAATTTAATCCGCTAACTTCATCAAAACCTTTTTCAATCATATCTGCACGCCCATGAATGTATACGTGAAAATTTTTATCAAGCTTTAAAATACTTTTGAAAACTTTAGCCTGCTTTTTAAAAGCTTGGTTCGAAATATCAAATGAATCAGGTAGTGTCATTTCATAATTCGTTTCAAACTGTTGCTTATATTCTTTAAATGACTCTATTACAGCTGGTTGTGTGATGATTTCTTCCGTAAACTCATCAAAATCAAATGTCTCCTTCTCCTTAAAATAATTCGCCGATTTATTCAATAATTCAATTTGATCAGCTCGGCTAACTTCAAAATTTTCTGTTAACTTTTTATTAATGAAAGAAGTGCAGAGATCCACATAGTTTTCAGTTTGCAAGTATGAATCTTCACGTCGCTTTACCTTGAGGAAATCGTCTTTCCAATAAACAGCCTCATTTTGCTTACTTAATGTATCAATAATACTTACCCGATAACCATGTTCTTTATCGATATTAAAGATCAAACAGCCCTTATCAAGTTTACTAATATTAATACCGTCTTCATAGTTGACTTCATAGTTCTCATCATTCAAGTAAACTTTTAAGTAAGTTTCCTTTGTTTCAGACTTAAAAATACCGATCGCTTCCACTTCTTCACCATCAATTAAGCATTTATTGAAGTAAGCTATATATAATTCACCACCTTTAATCTTGGGGTGAGTGGAGTTATCGTAAAGATGCTTGGCAATATGAAAAGATTGTTCTTGAAAAGTGCTTTGATCTTCAAAAATGCGAGAGATATAAACATAAATATCGTTGAGGGCTAGTTCAACGGCATGATATAAGTGATAATATTCGGCATTATTTGTAAATGGTTGAATAAAATAACTGATTAAAAGTCTGCTTATATCTTCATTACTTAAATCAATTGGTGCTTTTGAAAATACTAAAGGCTCATCTTTGCTAGGATTTCCAACTTTATGGATGGTAAGGTATTGCAGGTCATTTACGTCGGCAACGTGTATCATTAATAATTACAGTTTTAAGATCTGCAAAGTTAGAATTGTATCTTTCAAAATTACATCTCCTAAGGGTTTCTTGAAAAAACAATGAAATCAGTTATTGGCAATGGTTCCACTACTCCTTTTAACGAATCAATAATTTGTCCTCGGTGATAGCTGCTATGATTAATTAAGTGGGTAAGAATATCTATCATAGGCGTGTTAAATTCTTCACCTTTTGAGTTTTTATATTGAAAAGAAACATCCAAGTCATTTTCTCCGATTGTTAAAAAGAAGTGACTCCAATCGTTATTGTTTTGGTTATATAGTTTTTCGCATTGCTGCAAACTAAATAGCTCCCAAAACTTATTTGTGGTTTCTTTTTTAATAATTCTGTTTAACCACTCACGTTGGGCAATAAGCAAATGACCGAAGAGAAGCAATGTGCGTTCAGGAGGATTTTTACATGTTTTTAACGTTGAGATGATTCTTCCGTTTGCCCATTTTTCATATTCATATAACCTGTGGAAATAGGATTTCATATAGATATTAAAAGATTATTAGCTTAAATATAATCATCAGAAAGATAAAAATAAACTAATTGTCAATGGAAAGTAGCAATGTACCAATAGTGGAAAATAAGGATGTACCACTGTTTTTAACAGATCGGAAAACAAGGATGTACGATCTGCACCAAATATAAGAGGCTATTCTGAAGTTTCAAAGATTGATTTTCTGTTCTGCATGCGGTAGCTCTGGCCTCCGAGCTGGATGATCTCACAACGGTAAAGTAAGCGGTCCAAGAGTGCTGTAGTGATCACTTCATCACCCAATACTTCCACCCATTGTTTAGGCGATTTATTGGTGGTAATCACAAAAGATGTCTTTTCATGCAGAGCATTTATGAAGTGGAAGAAAGCGTTCGCTTCGACTTTGGTTTCGGAAATGATCATGATGTCATCAATCACAATGAGCTGCGCTTTTGATAACCGCCTGTACTCTGCTTTAGCCAGGGTGGAGATGTCTTTATTCCTTAACATGGTCATGAGCTGTTCCATCGTTCTGAAATAAGCCCGGTACCCATTTTTAAGGGCATGATGACATAATCCGGCCGAGAGAAAAGTTTTCCCGGTTCCACTTGGCCCCATTAGGATGATGTTATAGTTTTGATCCAGCCAGCTCAGTTCTTTGAGCTGCTCCAGGCGCACTTTAGGTAAGCTTTCAGCTGACGTACTGTCATAAAGTTCGAGTTGATGGCGGGAAGGCAATTTCGCTGCTTTTTCCCTTCGTTCCATATCGCGCAGCTTTCTGTTATCTAGTTCC
Above is a window of Solitalea lacus DNA encoding:
- a CDS encoding TatD family hydrolase gives rise to the protein MPDIIRQLPYAVSVGVHPWHVEQKNWDGVFFRLNQCLKLPNVLALGEIGLDRSSKVPFGIQRHYFESQLAFAERFKKPVIIHAVRTYTEFVPYLKETSLPFIFHHFTGNHHELEQLLKYNCWFSLGKSLIYPQQKSLEVCKLVPTEKFFLETDTVNISISTVYERAAEVKNISMIELKENVFHNFAAVFGTSDEIGVTV
- a CDS encoding DinB family protein, whose product is MKSYFHRLYEYEKWANGRIISTLKTCKNPPERTLLLFGHLLIAQREWLNRIIKKETTNKFWELFSLQQCEKLYNQNNNDWSHFFLTIGENDLDVSFQYKNSKGEEFNTPMIDILTHLINHSSYHRGQIIDSLKGVVEPLPITDFIVFSRNP
- a CDS encoding S9 family peptidase, which gives rise to MKKFFVAVALLASSQMMAQNRLTPELLMKLGRVSEPRVSPDGKSVIYNVRNMDIAANKGNSDIFIVDINGQNAHPIANEPANEVSAKWRPDGKKVGYIKDGQVWEMSPDGSGKTQITSVETGISGFGYSPKMGFLWFTSDVKLDKNPAELYPDLPKVDGARIIDGLFYRHWTEWHDYAYSHVFVANYADGKVSNIKDVMATERFDAPLQPNGGEEQFAFSADDKKLAYTCRKLNGTAEALSTNSDIYIYDLTSGTTDDVSAFNKGYDINPRFSPDGKKILWLSMERDGYEADKNRILVYDITTKNYTDVTKHFDNSASKAEWDMDSQRIYFIAGIEATEQIMLFDPKLRSMSQIVPLTNVVADITDFDFTYVNKKPVMVTAMMNISLPTEVFTLELGKKQLTQITNTNSTALSAIKLGKVEKRMVKTTDGKDMLVWVILPPDFDPNKKYPALLYCQGGPQSTVSQFFSYRWNFQLMAANDYIIVAPNRRGLPSFGQAWNEEISGDWGGQCMRDYLSAIDDVAKESYIDKNRLGAVGASFGGYSVYWLAGHHQKRFKAFIAHCGVFNLESMYGTTEETWFPNFDLGGAYWKNPQPKAYSQFSPHKFVQNWDTPILVIHNEKDLRVPLGQGMEAFSAAQLQNIPSRFLYFPDEGHWITKPQNSILWNRIFFDWLDKYLKK
- a CDS encoding M13 family metallopeptidase, yielding MKRPLLGLLTLAFATSGAFAQSPSFKFIDKSNMDTLVRPGDNFYQYANGGWLKNNPIPSTETRWGSFNQLIKKTNDNLKTLLAEAAVKNASYGSNSQLGGDFYASGMDSVEIENAGITPIAKQLEAIAGISNAKELLTVISDMHKMGYSPVYTFFIYQDDKNSSQVISQLSQGGLGLPDKDYYFNADDRSKTIRSEYLKHLVNMFKILGDDNKTASKNAEAIMKIETTLAGASMTRVEQRDPNKIYHKMSLKDLQALTPMSNWKEILNDYTGKEISEVLVRQPNFFKEFDTQLIATSLNDWKAYLRWNVIHSAAPYLHTKAVNENFNFYGKVLTGQKVMKPREDRVAIVVDGSIGEVLGRLYVSKYFKPQAKERMLALINNLASTYEDRIKRLDWMGEQTKQKALVKLNAFIRKIGYPDNWKDYSQVHISRTAFYANVVECNKYDFKTMVEKLGKPVDKNEWMMSPPTINAYYNPTVNEIVFPAGILQFPFFDFGADDAVNYGGIGAVIGHEMTHGFDDEGRQYDAEGNLKDWWTQEDADKFKERANRVVEQYNGYTVLNGMNVNGQLTLGENLADLGGLNIAYEAFKKTPQGKSTELIDGFTADQRFFLSWAQIWRSNIRDEALAQRIVTDPHSPGIYRCNGPLINMKEFFTAFGIKEGDSMWKAEAERIKIW
- a CDS encoding NAD(P)/FAD-dependent oxidoreductase gives rise to the protein MSVNSTLIYNNLDAVILGAGACGLMCAVQAGYLGKKVLVLEKNAKVGAKILISGGGRCNYTNLYASNQNFISENEHFSKSAFAQWTVQDTIGFFETYGIYGQEKTLGQLFPTTNNARDVVKVFTDLCADFGQDILCNAEVQSINRNESGFIVEFKDLITNRIHFLNAPKVVVATGGLPIPKMGATDFALRLARQFDVKLTSTAPALVPLTVTGKDHEWYQQLSGTSIFSRVSNDKISFEENILFTHWGLSGPAILQISSYWRAGERINIDLLPSANILELLDEERLLSGKKLLASFLEKYYSRKFVEAMKKYLPIEKNLASLSKNDLSLVEQLIHNFTIKPAGDKGYDKAEVMRGGIDTAELSSKTLECKKVEGLFFGGECIDVTGWLGGYNFQWAWASGYVIAQNI
- the istB gene encoding IS21-like element helper ATPase IstB, with amino-acid sequence MNTIETIKKQCQLLRLGAVTPGVEQLADRAAVEGISYLEFARKLLELELDNRKLRDMERREKAAKLPSRHQLELYDSTSAESLPKVRLEQLKELSWLDQNYNIILMGPSGTGKTFLSAGLCHHALKNGYRAYFRTMEQLMTMLRNKDISTLAKAEYRRLSKAQLIVIDDIMIISETKVEANAFFHFINALHEKTSFVITTNKSPKQWVEVLGDEVITTALLDRLLYRCEIIQLGGQSYRMQNRKSIFETSE
- a CDS encoding DUF4399 domain-containing protein is translated as MKTQLLLLGFSSILLISCGSNKSKTATDADSTMHDHMHHESTEAKVDTTVIKAGQEVYFVNLTDGQKVNNPIKVEMGVKGMTVEPIGAVNADKGHHHLIIDGSYTPAGTTVSADSTHIHFGKGQTETELTLSPGKHTLTLQFANGMHASYGQRMSKTITVEVK
- a CDS encoding nucleoid-associated protein; translation: MIHVADVNDLQYLTIHKVGNPSKDEPLVFSKAPIDLSNEDISRLLISYFIQPFTNNAEYYHLYHAVELALNDIYVYISRIFEDQSTFQEQSFHIAKHLYDNSTHPKIKGGELYIAYFNKCLIDGEEVEAIGIFKSETKETYLKVYLNDENYEVNYEDGINISKLDKGCLIFNIDKEHGYRVSIIDTLSKQNEAVYWKDDFLKVKRREDSYLQTENYVDLCTSFINKKLTENFEVSRADQIELLNKSANYFKEKETFDFDEFTEEIITQPAVIESFKEYKQQFETNYEMTLPDSFDISNQAFKKQAKVFKSILKLDKNFHVYIHGRADMIEKGFDEVSGLNYYKLFFKEEA
- a CDS encoding cupin domain-containing protein, whose translation is MATVIKQPSVIEAAGNKPKIIKEFIGKVNSNTDSLSIAKMESPSGWVEPGQTPDFDEYTLVLKGMLRISTKNGVYDVNAGEAIITHKGEWVQYSTPGTEGAEYIAVCLPAFSMNTVNRDK
- a CDS encoding tRNA threonylcarbamoyladenosine dehydratase, encoding MEVPYWMSRTNLLLGEEKIEKLVNAHVLVVGLGGVGGICAEMIARSGVGKMTIVDADIVDPSNRNRQIPATKSTEGKLKAEVLADRIRDINPEIDLTVLCEYLRDERMFEVLDSVNFDYAVDCIDTLAPKLFFIKGCKERNIPLVSSMGAGGKVDPTRVRVVDLFETYNCTLSKHVRKRLRQMGVKENVKVVWSSEDIDPSRVIPTQGTNKSSIIGTISYMPAVFGCTVASVVIRDLYNK